Below is a genomic region from Rhinatrema bivittatum chromosome 8, aRhiBiv1.1, whole genome shotgun sequence.
CTGGTTGGATGAGACTTGCACTGCTGGCCCCACCACCATAGTATCTCGGATCAGAGCACTAAGGGGTTTTACCTACCTGTCTCCCACTCACTGAGCAGGGCGTTCCCTTCCGTTCTTTCCCACCTCGCTCTTCTGAGAAGTCTGTGCTTCCATTGAGCAAAGAGGATTCTGGGAAAAGGGCTGGAGCGATGTGATGGTTTTTGCTGGATGATGCACACTTCTCTTGGCTAGtgtaagaaaacataagaattgccatgctgagtcaaatcaaagtccatgaagcccagcatcctgtctgacagtggccagtctgggtcgtTAGGAAGTACCCGgcagaataatttttatttcttatgtcTAATCTATGTTTTGTTTTCACAAATGTTTTATGCATTTTAATGTTCTTATTTTATAAGTTATTGTATTATTAATTGTGGtatttaattgtaaaccgttatgatggttttactgaatgatgatatataaaatcaataaaataaataaatacatcccaGAAaggagatctatttcctgttactcccaAGGATagcaacagttttctttagtctgcctggctaataatgctgcatggacttttcctgcaggaactaaAAGGAAGTGACATGAGATGCAGGCCTGATTTCAAAGCTTCACTGACATTTCTGTGCTGTAGGGCCCAACAAATTTACGCCTGCAAGTTCAACCACATCCGATGGGAGCCTTCCTGTCATAGCTTTTTATTCTTTAAAAGTAAATGGACTTTACAGTGCTTGCCTGCCATCACACTCCCAGTTTCTGTGAAACACAATAAACTTagttcttctgcctggaagttcTTACCTGTGGGTGGCTTTGTTCATTCTCGCTGAATCCGTGAGCTGTGCTAGGTTTTGCTGCTCCGAGGTGGCGCCCATCTGCCCGATGCCACCTGATTGACCGGTACCGCTGCCTGGACCCTCTGGCGGATTTTTCCTCACGTGTGCTTTCAATGTCTTTTTTACTTTACTGtataaatatgaaatttccttcactaagaaagaaagagagcacagGCAGCAATCAGTGGGGAGTTTCTGGCAGGGTTTCAAAGCAGAAGCCAGAACACTTTTCCCCTTAAAATTGCATTTAAATGGACTGTGGACAAATTGGTACATTTCTGCACATGTGGTGGTCCTGCGATTGTGTGCATCGACTGTGGGGAGAAGTAGCAGCGTGGACTGAAGGAATCCTGGGATTGGAGCAGCTACAAGACCTTGGCTTTCTGTTACTTCACCATCCACATCAGGACATGGAGAAATCACAATCTCAGTTTTGTCAGCAAGTTTTTATTGCAACCAGGTTGGCAATAGCAAGTCAATGGAAGCAGGCTGAGGTTCCCTCTCTTCCTATGGTACAACAAAAAGTACACCTTTATTGCAAAATGGCAGCCATAACAGCAGAGATTCGTGATGCTATGACTACGTTTCAGGCAACAAGGACGCCGTATATGGAATGGGAGAAACGGTCTGCTTAATAGGCAGCTTGCTTAGTCCCTCTGCTATACTCCTCATAATCAGGGGTCTTTTGTAAGTTACATCCCATCCTTATGTGCGATGCTAAAATATTTGTACTGGGTTAGGTGAGCTCGTGGGAGGGGACAGGGAAGGAAGGTTGGAGAAACAAAGGGGATTGCTATTGTTATGTTTGACATGTTTTCTTGCCCTTTGTATGTTACttttcaaaaacaataaaattataaattgaaaaaaaattgcatttaaattttgaaaatagtAATAAAAGTATAACTTCAAAATCCAGTTTCCCCAAGAAAAGAACCATTTTTCTTGTACCAATCAGATCATTATTCTATACTTCAATAGCAAATTGACCCTGTTTGTGTGGCTGCTATGTCAAGATACATTTTGTTGCCCTGTACACAGGATTGAGACATCTTTATATTAAAGGTGTAGTTTTGCAGAAAATAGCActtttaagaaaacaaatgatacatggtcaaaaaatgtaaaatgtgaaACGTCTGTGCAGCAACTGTTAAAATGGCTGCTATAAAAATGTCCACTGCAGGACATAACCCCCTCCCAGAGCTCCAGAAAGAAGGACAGAGTGAGTGCAAGCTGAAGGATTTCTGCCCAGGATGATCTGTGGGTCCCCATCCTGAACTCTGAAAGAGATTCTTTCCCTTTTGCCCTGCCAGAACAGAGCAGTCAGCAGCAGCATGATTCCAGGAGATCCCTTCCCCAGGCcagtcaaggaggagccagagaTCCCCTCCCCAGAGAAGACAAGGAGGCACAGTGAGCATGAATTCTCTCCCCAGGCCAGGCAAGGAGGAGCAGTCAGTGGGAGTCAGAGATCCCCTccccaggcaaggcaaggaggcacAGTGAGCATGATCCCTGAGGCATTGCCAGCATGATCCCAGGAGATCCCCTCCCCAGGCCAGACCAGGAGGAGCAGTCAGAAGAAGCCAGAGATCCCCTTCCCAGAGAAGACAAGGAGGCACAGTGAGCATGAATCCCCTCCCCAGGCCAGGCAAGGAGGAGCAGTCAGAAGGAGCCAGAGATCCCCTCCCCAGGGAAGACAAGGAGGCACAGTGAGCATGATCCCTGAGGTGCTGCCAGCATGATCCCAGAAGATCCCCTCCCCAGGCCAGACcaggaggagcagtaagtggGAGCCAGAGATCCCCTCCCCAGGCCAGACGAGGAGGAGCAGTCAGAAGGAGCCAGAGAGCCCCTTCCCAGAGAAGACAAGGAGGCACAGTGAGCATGAATCCCCTCCCTAGGCCAGGCAAGGAGCAGTCAGTGGGAGCCAGAGATCCCCTCCCCAGACAAGGCAAGGAGGCACAGTGAGCATGATCCCTGAGGTGCTGCCAGCATGATCCCAGAAGATCCCCTCCCCAGGCCAGGCAAGGAGGAGCAGTCAGTAGGAGCCAGAGATCCCCTccccaggcaaggcaaggaggcacAGTGAGCATGATCCCTGAGGCATTGCCAGCATGATCCCAGGAGATCCCCTCCCCAGGCCAGACCAGGAGGAGCAGTCAGAAGAAGCCAGAGATCCCCTTCCCAGAGAAGACAAGGAGGCACAGTGAGCATGAATCCCCTCCCCAGGCCAGGCAAGGAGGAGCAGTCAGAAGGAGCCAGAGATCCCCTCCCCAGGGAAGACAAGGAGGCACAGTGAGCATGAATCCCCTCCCTAGGCCAAGCAAGGAGGAGCAGTCAGTGGGATCTAGAGATCCCCTccccaggcaaggcaaggaggcacAGTGATCATGATCCCTGAGGTGCTGCCAGCATGATCCCAGAAGATCCCCTCCCTAGGCCAAGCAAGGAGGAGCAGTCAGTGGGAGCCAGAGATCTCTTCCCCAGACAAGGCAAGGGGCACAGTGAGCATGATCCCAGGGAATCCCTTCCCAGGCCAGGTAATGAGCAGTCAATGGGAACCAGGGTTCCCCTCCCCAGACTTAGGAAGGAAAACCAAAATCAGCTatttttgggcttccagttcaattggaacTGGACCTTACTGGCACTGCAACATCCTCAGCCTTCATGCTCAACTACCTGAAGGCTTTCTCCATGTTATAACAACCCCTTCCTCACCTCACCCAGccactgcagtgacagtccttgtcCAAAAGCCACAGACCCTAGCTTCCTCCAGTTCCTTAAGTCCAGCCACTAAGTGGCTTACATTCCCTCCCCTCTGGTGGCTGCGAGTGCTACcgctgcagcatccccagccctagcCAACCTGAGAATCAAATCCATTTCTCTCTGCATGGCAGCACAGGACAATGCCTCTGGGCCAGCCCAGGTCAGTAATATTTTAAGTTAGAAGTGTTTAAGTTACGTCCTCAAGCAAGGGTCCATAATACTCCATAAAGTATATCTTTAAAAATTCATTAGCCTTTTAAGGATCAATAGCTGGTAAATTTAATAGTTATTGTATTAAATTTAAGGTGTTATCTCTTACGTTTTGAGCTTTACATATTGGGCTTCCATTATATCTTGCTAAGCTTATCTCCTTATGTTACTGTACGCTTTTTACGCTCTTCTCAGAAGGGCTTATTATCTTTACCTTCACCTTCTGTGATTCATTTAGTGTCAACTAGAGATTCATCCTTCAGCTACCAAGCTCCCTTGCTTTGGAATATGTTATCTTTCGAAATGCGTGCTGAAGCTATCTTTGCAAAGTTCAGGAACCAGTAAAGGCTTTGCTTTTTAAACAGGTATTTTAACATCgcctgataatttatttttttgttttgtttgtttattgtattatttaacaattttttaaatattaactcttgttttaatattgtattattaattatatttattgttaaaacttttatttttgtttagattttatttaatttagttgACTCCCCATTTGATTttacttaattttaattttactatGTTTCATTTTATCCCCACTTGGTTATCATGTTTTACAGgcagtatataaaattttattaataataataataataataataataattttgcagGTGAGTCTTAATTATTGCTCTTTTCTCTGTATTAACCATATAAAGCTGTCTCTACCCAACTACTTTTCTCATTGTCttaactaattttatttttggcagaCTTAACTTGGTGCTCCTGTTCTGCATTCTAAAGTCTCTTTAGAGATCATAATCCCATTTTAAAGTTCTGTTCTTCCCCTCACTCCTCTTTCGGAGCTCTGATTTGTGCTACACACTGCTCAGCATTAGTTTGTGGGGAAATGGTTAGTGTCACTTCTCTGCACTTCAGCTGTTGCCCACCAGGAGAGCGGAACAGTGTAAGCTAGTGAGCACCTGAAGTAACAGTAGGAAGAGCTGCTATGTACCTGTACAGTGCTTCTTGGTTTCAGGCCTTCCCAACATGGGCCACAAATGATCACCATCAAAGGCTGGATTGGAGGACAAGCTCTGGCTGGCTGAGCTGTGGCAGGCAGACTCCTGGGTAAAACAGCTGAGCTCCAAGCTTGGATGCTGAGTCTGTTTCAAAGCAGATCCTGACCAAGGGCAATCTGCTGAGGCAGGTTCCACTGAGATCTGTCCATTTCTGTTTGTTCTGCTGGATTGTGGAGCTTGTACTCTCAGTGGCTGCCTTTCCACGTTTCTCTCAGTGTTGTTCAGTATGGCTGCAAAACTGAGATGGCCATCCCTGGGCTTGTCTGCCTTGCTGAGGGCTCTTTGATCTCTGTGGTTCTGCTGTTCTGAGGCCATGAAACTTTGAGAAGCATTCTGAGAGCAGCTGGGGAAGCTAAAGCAAATTCCCTCCAGAGCCACCAGCTCTCTCCCATGGGGCTGCACAGTACTTCCACTATCCATGCCCATCCAGCCCTGCTTAGCCACAGCGATTGGTAGAGCTTGGTGCTTGGAAGATTTGTCTTCTAGCTCATGGGCAATGCCCCGTGACCATAGTGGAGAGCTCTGGACAGAAACCTCTTTGGTATTTATCTCCTGAGGTTGTGAATGACCTTCAGATACAGAGTAACCTTCCACGCTGTCTCTGCCCTCTTCCCTCAGCCTTAAAAGCGCCCTTTCCTGGTAGCGACCCTCTGCATCGCTCAAAGATTCATCTTCAAAGCGTACACGAGAGGTCGGCACTCGTCGCTCTGGTTTGATGCCGTCCTTCGCGCTGGTTGTGGAGGTGATTGAATCTGAGTGGATGGTCACGCTCTCTGTTACCTCCACAGTCTGTATTCTGtgagaagagaaaaaggagaagtgagagcaagagagaaagaaTTGCAGGGAAAGGAAGAGATGCCAGCAACACACACATTTAGGTCTGCAGTGAAATGTCCCACCTGAGCTCCAAGAACTGGGCTTCTCTTCATTGTCTTCTGAGAAACATTTTTGGGGGTTAATTAAACCCTCATCTCCCTGTGACAGTCTGCATGTCTGATATGTAAGAGTTGCTTCGCTCCCTTACCAATAGTTCTACCCTTGACCAGCTATAGGGAGAGGCTTTTGCATTTTGGGGTGCTGGGATTGGCCAAACTCCCCTTTATAACTGGGTTGAGCATGTTGAAGGTGTGGTTGGATGTAGTCTTGTTTTTGGAGCAGGAGTGGTTTTGGTGGTTCCCCTATTTCAGGCCCCCTAAGCCTGTAGCAAAAAGGGCTAGGACGATTGCCCTGCTTACCAGTTGCCTTCACAGATCTGGAAGAGGAACTGATCAGTTTGAGAAGAGAAGGATTTTTGTCTTTTAAGAGAgcctggagggtttttttttttttacctgctccCAGCTCAGGAGGGTAAACAGAACACCCCTGCCTGAGGGGATTGGGCACTAGATTTGCCCTGCATCCAGTTATTTAATAGGGGGACTGTGGTTGCCTAACATCGAGAACTGGCTTTTGAGAAGATATTTTCTTTGCCTTGGATAGGAGGGAGTTTTTCCACCTGCTTTGGAGAGGAGATGTTCCCTACTTTCCATTACTGGGAAGGGATAGTGCCTCAGAGGTTGAAAGTAGAGAAAGAGTTTGTGACCCTTTGGATTTTCATTCTTCtttgtatttttataatttttgctaATTTGGGGATTGGTGATCCTATTTTTCCAATAGGATTGGATCCTATTTTTCAAGTTACAGAAAATGTATTATTTCAACAACAACCCCAATGTCCTTCTTCCCTCTGTTCAAGATGACAAGGATTGAGTATCTCAACTATAGAGAATGAGAGAATTGAGAGATTGAAGTGGCTTGTCCTCCCTGCAGGTGGAACGCCGGCACCCCAGTGTCTGTGCATGATTGGAGAGGTCCAAGAGTGTGAGATTGGCTCCGAATATTGTGCGGCCCCTACATTCTGGCTCTAACCCAAAGAGGAGGTTACAGATAGAAAAGGACATGTCATTAACTCTGGTCCTGAACACAGCCACCACCCTTCTCAGTTTGCAGGCATATCACTTCCTAAAGAGGCTGAGAGAGCCGCAGTAATATCCGAGCATGCCCGGGGCTGGTCCAGTCCCACTCAAGGGGTTAGAAGCAGCTTGGAAACTTACAGCATGCTTTTCCCTACAGTGTGATCTGCTCTCAGGGGCCCAGAAGCAGTTTGGGGTTTAGCTGAAAACTTCTTGATGATTTCGCTCTGAGTGGGAGATCTCTGGGGACTCCTCGACTTAGGCCTTAAAAGcaaaagatgaaaaaataaaGGATCAGTACTGGGCATGCAGCAGATTCTTTCTTTAGCCTCTGTCTGATAGCAACTTTTAGCTGAGCCCTCAAGCTCCAAATTGAAGATTTCTCAGTGTTCAACTGAAAACCTGAATGAACCAGGGCTGCATTTTCTATTAGACACAGCAGGCATTTGGCTAGGGGAACCTGCACTGCACAGAGTGCCAAGGATATTCCCCAACCCTATGGAgattctctccttccccctacACCTATGCAGGGgaagctcaaggcaatctgctgcttgaGGCGAAGGGTAAGATGACCCACCGATCTCCAAAGCATGCAAAGGTCAAATCACTGAGAGGGTCAAGGGAGTGGGGGgctccccttggagtctggccctttcggTGATTTGAAATCCTGCAGAAAGGAGAAAGCAggaggtcagagttcccagaggagtggcatatgctgataatatttctaggaagctggcaaccctgccatatTCCCAGGATCCCTATGACCTGCCTCCCGTGTTTTCCCAGCATTTTCCCCCTTGAGAATTGAGAGATGGGTGACTGGCAGGGGTCTGGTGTGGATTTCTGTCTCTAGGTtggtgcaagggaattaggcaccctaggcaaactttacagccttgcaccccccctccctcccagccttcatcatacacaattaaaaactgtgtatttataatagattttacatgaaaaaggacattcatagtcttctgaggtaaaaatatcacaacaacatgtttattattttcacatgcactgctgtggtgccaacaagaaaactctaGAAAAAAgtcacttggaatccatatggtattaggcctattgtaaagtgcatttgaTGTTGGCTTGGCCCTccgaaagccatgagtaaacctCCCATAACAAAACAGCACTATATGCCAgcaaaacagtaacaatcctacctatgaaaaggcaattcTGCAGATATTACTCTATGtcctaaaacacctcctattaggaaa
It encodes:
- the LOC115098214 gene encoding uncharacterized protein LOC115098214 isoform X1 gives rise to the protein MVVEGMDGFYNELRRKYPHTFTLVTDLGKEVSPLQRLPVLEVKDGILHDRKPLLPRTQDMPLPTWTANGFFSKVQVQKCAADLIRCRATPAITGSNAILVPSWNVVQGTAGHRSPSIQLPTLRSQIEQNQEVLRTRLHFQKAASNGPCRSGRNSGSPWQRSDSIQCVEPKTLSHHRSVRDRIHSPSNTSEEQKQVYVTRPDPLSTIMKDLLPNRPGKLLPKDRRELHNRNGSCTADADCQPLVYMGSPAKIFRPKSRSPQRSPTQSEIIKKFSAKPQTASGPLRADHTVGKSMLIQTVEVTESVTIHSDSITSTTSAKDGIKPERRVPTSRVRFEDESLSDAEGRYQERALLRLREEGRDSVEGYSVSEGHSQPQEINTKEVSVQSSPLWSRGIAHELEDKSSKHQALPIAVAKQGWMGMDSGSTVQPHGRELVALEGICFSFPSCSQNASQSFMASEQQNHRDQRALSKADKPRDGHLSFAAILNNTERNVERQPLRVQAPQSSRTNRNGQISVEPASADCPWSGSALKQTQHPSLELSCFTQESACHSSASQSLSSNPAFDGDHLWPMLGRPETKKHCTVKEISYLYSKVKKTLKAHVRKNPPEGPGSGTGQSGGIGQMGATSEQQNLAQLTDSARMNKATHSQEKCASSSKNHHIAPALFPESSLLNGSTDFSEERGGKERKGTPCSVSGRQGRFPRSLVIRAFVKKGRARNYLLRSPTPPLQQHRDNCRNTSAASFRTRLPRPTP
- the LOC115098214 gene encoding uncharacterized protein LOC115098214 isoform X2, whose protein sequence is MVVEGMDGFYNELRRKYPHTFTLVTDLGKEVSPLQRLPVLEVKDGILHDRKPLLPRTQDMPLPTWTANGFFSKVQVQKCAADLIRCRATPAITGSNAILVPSWNVVQGTAGHRSPSIQLPTLRSQIEQNQEVLRTRLHFQKAASNGPCRSGRNSGSPWQRSDSIQCVEPKTLSHHRSVRDRIHSPSNTSEEQKQVYVTRPDPLSTIMKDLLPNRPGKLLPKDRRELHNRNGSCTADADCQPLVYMGSPAKIFRIQTVEVTESVTIHSDSITSTTSAKDGIKPERRVPTSRVRFEDESLSDAEGRYQERALLRLREEGRDSVEGYSVSEGHSQPQEINTKEVSVQSSPLWSRGIAHELEDKSSKHQALPIAVAKQGWMGMDSGSTVQPHGRELVALEGICFSFPSCSQNASQSFMASEQQNHRDQRALSKADKPRDGHLSFAAILNNTERNVERQPLRVQAPQSSRTNRNGQISVEPASADCPWSGSALKQTQHPSLELSCFTQESACHSSASQSLSSNPAFDGDHLWPMLGRPETKKHCTVKEISYLYSKVKKTLKAHVRKNPPEGPGSGTGQSGGIGQMGATSEQQNLAQLTDSARMNKATHSQEKCASSSKNHHIAPALFPESSLLNGSTDFSEERGGKERKGTPCSVSGRQGRFPRSLVIRAFVKKGRARNYLLRSPTPPLQQHRDNCRNTSAASFRTRLPRPTP